One genomic window of Leptospira paudalimensis includes the following:
- a CDS encoding restriction endonuclease subunit S: MNEKIKETEVGLIPDEWDIATLNEVCKLINGRGFKPNEWRAEGIPIIRIQNLNGSEDYNYYQGTYDKKIEVEKHQLLFAWSGSRGTSFGPHLWNNIKGLLNYHTWKIIVYEQKVNKMFFFYSLKKLTRQIEEKAHGASALVHTQKWEMEKYPIPLPRTIAEQEAIATVLSDTDAWIESLEAQIEKKKLIKQGTMQELLTGKRRLPGFGAGKDWKDSEVGQIPVDWEVKRLGDIISENPKYGINAPAIEHDDRYFNYLRITDIDENGRINLKNLSSVAHPFSRNYILKNNEIVFARTGASVGKSYIHSDKNGTYVYAGFLIKININTNIANPHLIFLHLHTKNYKDWIETNSARSGQPGINGNQIKEFSFPLSNIIDEQEAIAKVLSEMDDEIKALEQKVEKAKGIKQGLMQVLLTGKIRLV, from the coding sequence ATGAATGAGAAGATTAAAGAAACGGAGGTTGGTTTGATTCCCGATGAATGGGATATCGCAACTTTAAACGAAGTTTGTAAATTAATCAATGGACGCGGGTTTAAACCGAATGAATGGAGAGCCGAAGGTATTCCAATAATTAGAATACAAAATCTTAATGGCTCTGAAGATTATAATTATTATCAAGGAACATATGATAAAAAAATTGAAGTTGAGAAACACCAACTTTTGTTTGCTTGGTCAGGAAGCAGGGGAACTTCATTCGGTCCACACTTATGGAATAATATAAAGGGGTTACTGAATTATCATACCTGGAAGATAATAGTATACGAACAAAAAGTAAATAAAATGTTCTTCTTCTATTCTTTAAAAAAATTAACTAGACAGATAGAAGAAAAAGCTCATGGAGCATCAGCTTTAGTTCATACCCAAAAATGGGAAATGGAAAAATACCCAATCCCCCTTCCACGCACTATAGCCGAACAAGAAGCCATTGCGACTGTGCTATCCGACACCGATGCATGGATTGAATCCCTCGAAGCCCAAATTGAAAAGAAAAAACTGATCAAACAAGGAACCATGCAAGAGCTGTTAACGGGGAAACGCCGTCTGCCTGGGTTTGGTGCAGGGAAAGATTGGAAAGACAGTGAGGTTGGACAGATTCCAGTAGATTGGGAAGTGAAACGGTTGGGGGATATTATAAGCGAAAATCCCAAGTATGGAATTAACGCACCAGCAATTGAACATGACGATAGGTATTTCAACTACTTAAGAATCACTGATATTGATGAGAATGGAAGAATTAATCTTAAAAATCTAAGTTCGGTGGCTCACCCTTTTTCTAGAAATTACATTTTAAAAAACAATGAAATAGTTTTTGCAAGAACAGGTGCAAGCGTTGGTAAATCTTATATACATTCCGATAAGAATGGAACTTATGTTTATGCAGGATTTTTGATTAAAATAAATATAAATACAAATATTGCAAATCCACATTTAATTTTCCTTCATTTACACACTAAAAATTATAAAGATTGGATAGAAACCAATTCAGCTAGGAGTGGACAACCAGGTATAAATGGAAATCAGATAAAAGAATTCTCTTTTCCTCTTTCTAACATAATAGATGAGCAAGAAGCCATTGCGAAAGTTCTGTCCGAGATGGATGATGAGATAAAGGCTTTAGAACAGAAGGTAGAGAAAGCGAAGGGTATCAAACAAGGTTTGATGCAGGTGCTACTAACGGGGAAGATACGGTTGGTGTGA
- a CDS encoding PIN domain-containing protein — protein sequence MRILIDTNILIHFEDHKHVSEEFYRFYKHAIKNHCRLLVHPSVSEDLSNDSNLDRQKIITAKLEKYEKLENPAEPDQEFYNLYKPKNSHDKIDAKLIYQAVKGYIELLITEDTRILKTAKNFKIESRVKNIKEGLDFLIETFRFDIPTHPILSHGSVREIIERKNETFFDSLRQGYKKFDLWLDECAKQDRLAYYLIIEEKLSALLIYKKETPFDHKIKDIYEDVLKICTFKVGETNFGNKIGELFLSKMFAFCIEAKINYLYLTVYPEHDRLIRLLELYGFVNSHSNGNGEFIMIREMKKPENTESSNENSSIQHPYYSDNFRYSKFIVPIEEIYSESLFKDSRLREAKLFDKESINEIQGNTIQKAYICNSRVKLEKKDLIFFYISRTIKKASPIGIVDSYHRVSEMSELASLVTKRTVYPINDLQRQLEEKKTLTVILFRLITYMKTPLPYQELKSLNSCRNNLTTITRLTEEDYSKIKNKGFFDERYIIN from the coding sequence ATGAGAATCCTAATCGATACAAATATACTCATCCACTTTGAAGATCACAAACATGTCTCGGAAGAATTTTATCGATTTTATAAACATGCCATTAAAAATCATTGTAGACTATTGGTGCACCCATCAGTATCTGAAGACCTAAGTAACGACTCCAATCTTGACCGACAGAAAATCATCACAGCGAAATTAGAAAAATATGAAAAGCTCGAAAACCCAGCCGAGCCTGATCAAGAATTCTACAATTTATATAAACCAAAGAATTCACATGATAAGATAGATGCAAAATTAATTTATCAAGCTGTAAAGGGTTATATAGAACTTTTAATCACAGAAGATACAAGAATTTTAAAGACTGCAAAAAACTTTAAAATTGAGAGCCGTGTAAAAAACATAAAAGAGGGATTAGATTTTTTAATTGAAACATTTCGATTTGACATACCTACACATCCTATCCTTTCGCATGGAAGTGTAAGAGAAATCATCGAAAGAAAAAATGAGACATTTTTTGATTCATTAAGGCAAGGTTATAAAAAATTCGATCTATGGCTAGATGAATGTGCAAAGCAAGATAGATTGGCATATTATCTAATCATTGAAGAAAAACTGTCTGCACTTCTGATCTACAAAAAGGAAACACCGTTTGATCATAAAATCAAAGATATATATGAAGATGTTTTAAAAATATGCACATTCAAAGTAGGTGAAACTAATTTTGGAAATAAAATTGGTGAACTTTTTCTAAGTAAAATGTTTGCATTTTGCATTGAAGCAAAGATCAATTACCTCTATTTAACAGTGTATCCCGAACATGATCGCTTAATTAGGCTTTTAGAGCTATATGGTTTTGTGAACTCCCATAGCAATGGAAACGGTGAATTTATTATGATTAGGGAAATGAAAAAGCCAGAAAATACTGAATCCTCCAATGAAAATTCATCCATTCAACATCCATACTATTCTGACAACTTCAGGTATTCGAAATTCATTGTTCCAATAGAAGAAATCTATTCAGAATCACTTTTTAAAGATTCTAGACTAAGAGAAGCAAAGTTATTTGATAAAGAGTCAATCAATGAAATTCAAGGAAATACCATCCAAAAAGCATATATCTGCAATTCTAGAGTCAAATTAGAAAAGAAAGATTTGATATTTTTCTACATATCTAGAACAATAAAAAAGGCGTCTCCCATAGGTATTGTAGACTCCTATCATCGTGTTTCAGAGATGAGTGAATTAGCAAGTTTAGTAACCAAAAGAACTGTTTATCCTATAAATGATTTACAAAGACAACTTGAAGAAAAGAAAACTTTAACTGTCATTCTTTTTCGCTTAATTACTTATATGAAAACTCCACTCCCTTACCAAGAATTGAAAAGCTTAAATTCGTGCAGAAACAATTTAACAACTATAACTAGACTTACTGAAGAAGATTACTCTAAGATCAAGAACAAAGGATTTTTCGATGAACGCTATATTATCAATTAA
- a CDS encoding GIY-YIG nuclease family protein, translated as MKPFPKKITLFLIDGDASGRISAELSNWNGITYKIPRTLIKESVNREDLYSTGVYFLFGKNPENEEKDLVYIGEAESILDRLKQHLGTKEYWIEAVCVFSKNLNKAHVKYLEKRLFDLAKEANRYELENATIPAKTSISEADQAEMEEFLENVKLTIHTLGFKLFEKINKRQTQSIPSQSQDYTISTKGIKATGFLTSEGFVVKQGSQALSVLAPSMEKWAKGYVRLREKLIAENILKKEGENYIFTSDQLFSSPSSGAVIVMGRNANGMTEWKDEKGQSLAENETIE; from the coding sequence ATGAAACCGTTCCCTAAAAAAATCACCTTATTCCTAATTGATGGAGATGCCAGTGGGAGGATATCTGCGGAACTTTCCAATTGGAATGGAATCACGTATAAAATCCCAAGGACTTTGATCAAAGAATCTGTGAACCGAGAGGATTTATATTCGACTGGTGTATATTTTCTTTTTGGAAAGAATCCAGAAAACGAAGAGAAAGACCTAGTTTATATCGGAGAAGCAGAAAGCATACTCGATCGGTTGAAACAACATCTAGGGACAAAAGAATATTGGATCGAAGCCGTTTGCGTCTTTAGCAAAAATTTAAACAAAGCACATGTGAAATACTTAGAAAAACGATTATTCGATTTAGCCAAAGAAGCAAATCGTTACGAACTCGAAAATGCAACGATTCCTGCAAAAACCAGTATCTCAGAGGCAGACCAAGCGGAGATGGAAGAGTTTTTAGAGAATGTAAAACTGACTATCCATACCTTAGGTTTTAAACTGTTTGAAAAAATCAATAAACGACAAACGCAAAGCATCCCTTCCCAATCCCAAGATTATACCATTTCAACCAAAGGAATCAAAGCGACAGGCTTTCTCACAAGCGAGGGATTTGTCGTAAAACAAGGGAGCCAGGCTTTATCCGTACTTGCACCCTCTATGGAAAAGTGGGCTAAAGGTTATGTTCGGCTAAGAGAAAAACTCATCGCAGAGAACATCCTAAAGAAAGAAGGTGAAAATTACATCTTTACGTCTGACCAACTTTTCTCCTCTCCGTCGTCAGGTGCTGTGATTGTCATGGGTAGAAATGCGAACGGGATGACAGAATGGAAAGACGAGAAAGGACAGTCTCTAGCGGAGAATGAAACGATTGAATAG
- a CDS encoding ASCH domain-containing protein, whose product MNAILSIKPEYAWAIMEGKKKVEFRKNIFKKKIKNVLIYSSSPDQRFIGYFSIKEIDIDSPNKLWKKYSKEGCISKEKFFLYYSNKVEGTSIIIEKVVRFRSPLEPKSIFKTFTPPQSFIYCEMDLSKLK is encoded by the coding sequence ATGAACGCTATATTATCAATTAAACCAGAATATGCTTGGGCAATAATGGAAGGCAAAAAAAAAGTCGAATTTCGGAAGAATATATTTAAGAAAAAAATAAAAAATGTCTTAATCTATTCATCTTCACCAGATCAAAGATTCATCGGCTATTTTTCAATAAAAGAAATAGATATAGATTCACCGAATAAACTTTGGAAAAAATATTCTAAAGAAGGCTGTATTTCTAAAGAAAAGTTTTTTCTTTACTATTCTAATAAAGTTGAAGGTACATCCATTATCATAGAAAAAGTAGTGAGATTTCGTTCACCTCTAGAACCAAAAAGCATATTCAAAACATTTACACCTCCTCAATCATTCATATATTGTGAAATGGATTTATCAAAGTTAAAGTAA
- a CDS encoding M48 family metallopeptidase yields the protein MRNNQNTDKFSLQNIQISVTYKEIKNIHLSVYPPNGEVMISAPLHMRKDIIRVYTISKLSWIKKQREKFQKQEREPKREFLDKESHYLFGKRYLLKVVTTTGKPSIQVKASSLILSVPKNTSKPKIKKLFDEWYKEELQSKTDKIIYSAQKKMGLSDISHGIRKMKTRWGSYIPGKKKVWLNTELAKKPIDCIEYIIYHELTHSFEKTHSAKFKSILSHFLPNWKELRKKLNELPTAHVDWEY from the coding sequence TTGCGGAACAACCAGAATACAGATAAGTTTTCCCTACAGAACATTCAGATTTCTGTAACCTATAAAGAAATTAAAAACATACACCTTTCCGTTTATCCACCTAACGGGGAAGTCATGATCTCTGCCCCACTCCACATGCGAAAAGACATCATAAGGGTGTATACAATTTCCAAACTCAGTTGGATCAAAAAACAAAGGGAAAAGTTTCAAAAACAGGAACGGGAACCAAAAAGAGAATTTTTGGATAAGGAATCCCATTACTTGTTTGGCAAACGATATTTACTTAAAGTTGTTACTACAACGGGAAAACCATCCATTCAAGTAAAGGCATCCTCACTTATACTAAGTGTTCCCAAGAATACATCGAAACCGAAGATTAAGAAACTATTCGATGAATGGTATAAAGAAGAGTTACAATCAAAGACCGACAAAATAATCTACTCTGCACAAAAGAAAATGGGACTGTCAGATATCTCCCATGGGATAAGAAAAATGAAAACTAGATGGGGTTCCTATATCCCTGGCAAAAAGAAAGTCTGGCTAAACACTGAACTCGCAAAAAAACCAATAGATTGCATTGAATATATCATCTATCATGAACTCACACATTCCTTTGAAAAAACTCATAGTGCAAAATTTAAGTCGATCTTGTCGCATTTTTTACCTAATTGGAAAGAGCTTCGGAAAAAACTAAACGAGTTACCCACAGCTCATGTTGATTGGGAGTATTGA
- a CDS encoding type I restriction endonuclease subunit R, which yields MRIGDIERKTQERVIDLFQKELGYDFLGNWKDLSNKNIVPNLLANFLSKRGISDFKIARTLDLLHQTNNQYGKSLYERNKEVYSLLRYGIPVKESASENAETIALFDWEHPDKNHFAIAEEVTVMGKSEKRPDLVLYVNGIALAVIELKKATTSVSEGIRQNIRNQSKEAIEDFFTTIQMVLAGNDTEGLRYGTIGTGEKFFLNWKEDIDDHSRNLLDKYLLKICNKQRFLEIIYDFVLFDGGIKKLPRYHQYFGIKSAQDFVERKESGIIWHTQGSGKSLVMVLLARWILENNPNARVAVITDRDELDTQIERVFKQSGETIYRTRSGKDLISQLTNATPRLLCSLIHKFGKNNVEDFDAYLESIKSNPPQTKGEIFLFIDEAHRTQSGKLHRLMKAILKDATFIGFTGTPLLRKDKQTSEDVFGRYIHQYRFNEAVRDEVVLDLMYEARDIDQRLSSPEKVDEWFNAKTKGLNDYQRKELKKKWGTMQKVLSSKSRMEKIVSDILLDFSNRPALSSQYGNAMLVAGSIYEACKYYKLFQDTSLRGKCAVITSYAPKKGDIRTEDIGEGTDTEKEFVYNTYLSMLGDKDADQFEEEVKKAFIETPALMKLIIVVDKLLTGFDAPACTVLYIDKNMQDHGLFQAICRVNRLNGETKPFGYIVDYKDLFKKVENAIEVYTSELANDETQSSHEDGSITVKDRLKTAREKLEEHLEALETLCEPVEPPKDSLAYRRYFCGNTEKQEDLEDTEFLRINLYKLTATFVRSFANIANEFEEANFTKKEENYYKSKFEFYVKLRQEIKISSGDVIDLKSYEADMRHLIDHYIQADESKIVSMFENLPLLELVKSLSSLKDESANTPRNREASAETIENNIRQKIIRDHLLDPAFYNKMSELLQEIIMERKKGATSYKNYLKRVMELAKKLSQGNRSDAPTELKTQGQVALYNNLNQNLELALKLHEAINFNRPDDWYGNPTKENVLKKTIYDLVDKNIEEVERIFKIIAEQPEYR from the coding sequence ATGAGAATTGGCGATATCGAAAGAAAAACCCAGGAGCGGGTCATTGATCTCTTCCAAAAGGAATTAGGTTATGATTTTCTTGGAAATTGGAAGGATCTATCGAACAAAAACATTGTCCCAAACCTACTCGCCAATTTTCTTTCCAAACGAGGAATCTCGGATTTCAAAATCGCACGAACTTTAGACCTTCTCCACCAGACAAACAACCAGTATGGCAAATCTCTATACGAACGAAACAAGGAGGTCTACTCTCTACTCCGTTATGGAATCCCTGTAAAAGAATCTGCAAGTGAAAATGCCGAAACCATTGCACTATTTGATTGGGAACATCCAGACAAAAATCACTTCGCCATAGCCGAAGAAGTGACAGTCATGGGAAAATCAGAAAAACGCCCTGATCTTGTTTTGTATGTCAATGGAATAGCTCTTGCCGTTATAGAGTTAAAAAAAGCAACCACCTCAGTTTCAGAAGGAATTCGACAAAACATTCGTAACCAAAGTAAGGAAGCAATCGAAGACTTCTTTACAACCATTCAAATGGTTCTTGCAGGAAATGATACTGAAGGTCTCCGTTATGGAACAATTGGAACTGGTGAAAAATTCTTTTTAAACTGGAAAGAAGATATAGATGATCATTCTCGAAACCTTCTAGATAAATACCTCTTAAAAATATGTAACAAACAAAGATTCCTCGAAATCATTTATGACTTCGTTTTGTTTGATGGTGGAATTAAAAAACTACCAAGATACCACCAATACTTTGGAATTAAGTCTGCCCAAGATTTCGTAGAAAGAAAAGAAAGTGGGATCATCTGGCATACCCAAGGAAGCGGAAAATCACTTGTAATGGTGTTACTTGCTCGATGGATTTTAGAAAACAATCCCAATGCAAGAGTTGCCGTCATTACTGACCGAGATGAACTCGATACACAAATCGAAAGAGTTTTCAAACAATCGGGAGAAACCATCTATAGAACCCGAAGTGGAAAAGACCTGATCTCTCAGCTAACCAATGCCACACCAAGACTATTATGTTCACTCATTCATAAGTTTGGAAAAAATAACGTAGAAGACTTTGATGCCTATCTAGAAAGCATCAAATCCAATCCTCCCCAAACCAAAGGAGAAATCTTCTTATTTATAGACGAAGCCCATAGAACCCAATCAGGGAAACTCCACAGGTTGATGAAGGCAATTTTAAAAGATGCAACCTTTATTGGATTCACAGGAACACCTCTTCTTAGAAAGGACAAACAAACTTCTGAGGATGTGTTCGGACGTTACATCCACCAATATCGTTTTAATGAAGCTGTTCGGGATGAAGTTGTTTTGGATTTGATGTATGAAGCGAGGGACATTGACCAACGCCTATCCTCTCCTGAAAAGGTAGATGAATGGTTCAATGCCAAAACCAAAGGTCTCAACGATTATCAAAGAAAGGAACTAAAGAAAAAATGGGGAACCATGCAAAAGGTTCTCAGTTCCAAATCACGAATGGAAAAGATCGTCTCAGACATCTTACTCGATTTTTCGAATAGACCTGCACTCAGCAGTCAATACGGAAATGCAATGCTTGTTGCAGGTAGCATTTATGAAGCTTGTAAATATTATAAACTCTTCCAAGACACAAGTCTTCGTGGAAAATGTGCGGTCATCACTTCCTATGCACCAAAGAAAGGCGATATCCGAACAGAAGATATTGGCGAAGGAACAGACACTGAGAAAGAATTTGTATATAATACTTACCTCTCTATGCTAGGAGACAAAGATGCAGACCAATTCGAGGAAGAAGTAAAAAAAGCATTCATCGAAACTCCAGCTCTTATGAAACTCATCATCGTAGTCGATAAACTCCTTACTGGTTTCGATGCACCTGCTTGCACGGTTCTCTATATAGACAAGAATATGCAAGATCATGGACTCTTCCAAGCCATCTGTCGAGTGAACAGATTAAACGGAGAAACAAAACCTTTTGGATATATAGTAGATTACAAAGACTTATTCAAAAAGGTAGAAAATGCAATAGAAGTTTATACTTCGGAACTTGCGAATGATGAAACGCAATCTAGTCATGAAGATGGTTCCATTACAGTAAAAGATAGACTGAAAACTGCCAGAGAAAAACTAGAAGAGCATCTAGAAGCTTTAGAAACACTTTGTGAACCAGTAGAGCCACCGAAAGACAGTTTGGCATATAGACGATATTTCTGTGGGAATACAGAAAAACAAGAGGATTTAGAGGATACTGAATTCCTAAGGATTAACTTGTATAAGCTTACTGCCACCTTTGTTCGATCTTTTGCCAACATTGCAAATGAGTTTGAAGAAGCAAATTTTACGAAGAAAGAAGAAAACTATTATAAATCAAAATTCGAGTTTTATGTAAAGTTACGCCAAGAAATAAAAATCTCATCTGGTGACGTCATCGATCTGAAATCTTATGAAGCGGATATGAGACATTTGATCGACCATTACATCCAGGCAGACGAGTCCAAAATTGTTTCCATGTTTGAAAATCTCCCGCTTTTGGAATTGGTAAAGAGCCTAAGCAGTTTAAAAGATGAAAGTGCAAATACACCCAGAAATCGGGAAGCATCTGCCGAAACCATTGAAAACAACATCAGACAAAAAATCATTAGAGACCACCTACTCGATCCAGCCTTCTATAATAAAATGAGTGAACTCCTCCAGGAAATCATCATGGAAAGAAAAAAGGGAGCCACGTCATACAAAAACTACCTCAAAAGGGTGATGGAACTGGCTAAGAAACTCAGTCAAGGAAACCGATCAGATGCACCGACCGAGCTGAAAACACAAGGTCAGGTAGCCCTTTATAACAATCTGAATCAAAACTTAGAACTTGCCCTAAAACTTCATGAGGCAATCAATTTTAACCGTCCTGATGACTGGTATGGAAACCCTACTAAAGAAAATGTATTAAAAAAAACCATCTATGATTTAGTGGATAAGAATATCGAAGAAGTAGAGAGAATTTTCAAAATCATTGCGGAACAACCAGAATACAGATAA
- a CDS encoding SIR2 family protein translates to MKTDRKYIETIVSANNDNSLAIFVGSGISKSSESKGIKLPSWADLIEEFKVELEIDNESDFLKIAQLYHLAFGEYTYYQKIKSYFPDHIPPSVIHKLIFDIYPHVIITTNWDNLLEKTIQENTYLYDVISSDNDLVKSSLQNKLIKMHGDFKNHNIVFREDDYINYNRQFPLIENYVKSILSTHTVLFLGYSYNDINLKHIVKWIRNYSTVKPPMYLVTYNRNDNQIKYLENHGITTLILEEIDYNKIPENLASDDYSKKMLTFLSRILTKDEMNVAKNLDEIINYLLEKLNTLNELEGILVEQIQNALTNCGFFIESDSLPILEFYGEPHFDENSKWVREMYAQFIEFLKESLAQKRKIPDKVLQIFEILRKARIKGIMIPQKDSESHEKKYLKFGDFLALEDSNNKNDYLNFDFKTSIANPENLDEMFESAYKLYNLDKVEDSFALIEKVIKICMKQRNYAKLFIAMLNRDILLQNLKFGIYSYDKNEKYKKIEKYNLKELYYNLPKDMKFALEPIYEFVNFSFIYRYAYSISKESKSLDSKQILFDNNIDQMSSKHENLVNFVLMNKIMIENFDEYKSINASFVKIALEKYSKKEIFTLSKTELYTCIKCIEYKELRLLLTDFYKKDSPKIGKLVISEPHKEWLIKTVLENITTHFINSNHGNIFEKYIQNTTFILSLLKNEVEDSKNILTAINKILKEGKNTLIIFESINFYLGIQHNLFNLEIDKEFLISMIETLIEKLVCKNLTGLEHIALTRNELSNLYGYAIMKEVVFENEGLIEKLISEVKTYSTKDKIEITQNFILRIYEISNVAIKEKIKEFALSIDTFEEVEVENRILFENTLVIYNFKSFSAELKKVIEVYLEQYKDGRRFSSLLFSLDSQIDFLISNVKEKGLEDISEILKSAINQYLESKRSLMF, encoded by the coding sequence ATGAAAACAGATAGAAAATATATTGAGACAATTGTTTCGGCAAACAACGATAACAGTTTGGCAATTTTTGTTGGCTCCGGAATCTCTAAAAGTTCTGAATCTAAAGGAATCAAATTACCTTCTTGGGCAGATTTGATTGAAGAGTTTAAAGTCGAATTAGAAATTGACAATGAAAGTGATTTTCTGAAAATCGCTCAACTCTATCATTTGGCATTCGGAGAGTATACATACTATCAAAAAATAAAAAGTTACTTTCCTGATCACATACCTCCTTCTGTTATACATAAACTAATATTCGATATTTACCCTCATGTAATTATTACCACTAACTGGGACAATCTTTTAGAAAAAACAATTCAAGAGAATACCTACTTATATGATGTGATTTCTTCAGACAATGATTTGGTAAAATCATCTTTGCAGAATAAATTAATTAAGATGCATGGTGATTTCAAAAATCATAATATTGTTTTTAGAGAAGATGATTATATAAATTATAACCGACAATTCCCTTTGATTGAAAATTATGTAAAAAGCATTCTTTCGACTCACACTGTTCTATTTCTTGGTTACTCATACAATGATATAAATTTAAAACATATTGTAAAATGGATTCGAAACTACTCTACGGTAAAGCCACCAATGTATCTAGTGACATATAATCGTAACGATAACCAAATTAAATACTTGGAAAATCATGGAATTACAACACTAATTTTAGAAGAAATTGATTATAATAAAATACCTGAAAATTTGGCTTCAGATGATTATTCAAAAAAAATGTTAACATTTCTTTCAAGAATACTAACCAAAGATGAAATGAATGTAGCAAAAAATTTGGATGAAATTATAAATTATTTACTAGAGAAGCTTAATACTTTAAACGAGCTTGAAGGAATACTTGTAGAGCAGATACAAAATGCTTTAACAAATTGCGGCTTTTTTATTGAGTCTGATTCCTTACCTATTTTAGAATTCTATGGTGAGCCACATTTTGATGAAAATAGTAAATGGGTCAGAGAGATGTACGCTCAATTCATAGAATTCCTTAAAGAATCTTTAGCCCAAAAAAGAAAAATACCTGATAAAGTTCTTCAAATATTTGAAATCCTTAGAAAAGCCAGAATTAAAGGAATAATGATTCCACAAAAGGATAGCGAATCACACGAGAAAAAATATCTTAAATTTGGAGATTTCTTAGCTTTAGAAGACTCGAATAATAAAAATGATTATTTGAATTTTGACTTTAAAACTTCAATAGCTAATCCTGAAAATCTTGATGAAATGTTTGAGTCTGCCTATAAGCTTTACAATTTAGATAAAGTAGAAGATTCCTTTGCATTGATTGAGAAGGTAATAAAAATCTGCATGAAGCAGAGAAATTATGCAAAACTTTTTATTGCAATGCTTAACCGAGACATCTTATTGCAGAATTTGAAATTCGGTATTTATTCTTATGATAAAAATGAAAAATATAAAAAAATCGAAAAATATAATTTGAAAGAATTGTATTATAATCTACCTAAAGATATGAAATTTGCTTTAGAGCCGATATACGAATTTGTAAATTTTTCATTCATTTATAGATATGCCTATAGTATTTCAAAAGAAAGCAAATCACTAGATTCTAAGCAAATATTGTTCGACAATAATATTGACCAAATGTCCTCTAAACACGAAAATCTTGTAAATTTTGTTTTAATGAATAAAATCATGATAGAAAATTTCGACGAATATAAATCAATTAATGCATCTTTCGTTAAGATAGCATTGGAAAAATATTCGAAAAAAGAAATTTTCACACTATCTAAGACAGAGTTATATACTTGTATTAAGTGCATTGAATATAAGGAATTGCGTTTACTTCTAACAGATTTTTACAAAAAAGATTCCCCCAAAATAGGAAAACTAGTAATTAGTGAACCACATAAAGAATGGTTGATAAAAACTGTACTCGAGAACATTACCACTCATTTTATTAATTCAAATCACGGCAATATATTCGAAAAATATATTCAAAATACTACATTCATCTTGTCACTTTTAAAAAATGAGGTTGAAGACTCAAAGAATATATTAACGGCAATAAATAAAATTCTAAAGGAAGGGAAGAATACGCTCATTATTTTTGAATCTATCAATTTTTATCTGGGTATACAGCATAATCTTTTTAATCTTGAAATAGATAAAGAGTTTCTAATAAGTATGATAGAGACTCTCATTGAGAAATTGGTTTGCAAGAATTTAACGGGACTCGAACACATAGCTTTAACACGAAATGAACTTTCAAATCTTTATGGCTATGCGATAATGAAGGAAGTGGTTTTCGAAAATGAAGGCTTAATTGAGAAGTTAATTTCAGAAGTGAAAACCTATTCTACGAAAGATAAAATTGAAATCACGCAAAATTTCATTTTAAGAATCTATGAAATCTCGAACGTTGCAATAAAAGAAAAAATCAAGGAGTTCGCATTATCCATAGATACTTTTGAGGAAGTAGAAGTGGAGAATCGTATTCTATTCGAGAATACTTTAGTAATATATAATTTTAAATCTTTTTCAGCTGAATTGAAAAAGGTTATAGAAGTTTATTTGGAGCAATATAAGGATGGAAGAAGATTCTCCTCGCTTCTATTTTCACTAGACAGTCAAATAGACTTTTTGATTTCTAATGTAAAAGAAAAAGGTTTAGAAGATATATCAGAAATACTTAAATCTGCAATCAACCAATACTTAGAAAGTAAAAGAAGTTTGATGTTTTAA